Proteins encoded together in one Thermomonospora curvata DSM 43183 window:
- a CDS encoding glycoside hydrolase family 6 protein has protein sequence MAPPRGAPAPVRARLRAWSARCAALATAAALTAAAAPPAQAHAAGNPLQGPRAAKVRFFVEPDTNAGRQARVWAAQGRFHDAALMRALSKISQAVWFTEGTPQQVQRRVRETMRQARRQGAVPVLVAYYVPGRDCSQYSAGGAPSERAYREWINAFARGIGGGRAVVIVEPDGLALLSSEPWCNEGGGGSTGRPEDMSLVEQRFREIDHAITTFAKLPNTGVYVDAGHSAWQPLNDYDAGYGEPRAQLGIVSRLLRGGVAKADGFVLNVSNYRADAELIDYGVRVSKCLWLRRSTGARECTDADLAAVPDGRRDLTPFVLDTSRNGRGPWTAPEGAYPDPQEWCNPPGRGLGVRPTTRTGHRLVDAFLWVKRPGESDGQCTRGTAGPQDPEYGIVDPPAGQWWPEYALGLARRAVPPLK, from the coding sequence ATGGCACCCCCTCGCGGCGCCCCGGCCCCCGTGCGCGCCCGGCTGCGCGCCTGGTCGGCCCGCTGCGCCGCGCTCGCGACCGCGGCGGCCCTCACCGCCGCAGCGGCGCCGCCCGCCCAGGCGCATGCCGCCGGCAACCCCCTGCAGGGCCCGAGGGCGGCGAAGGTCCGCTTCTTCGTCGAACCCGACACCAACGCCGGACGGCAGGCCCGGGTGTGGGCCGCGCAGGGACGCTTCCACGACGCCGCCCTCATGCGGGCGCTGTCGAAGATCTCCCAGGCGGTCTGGTTCACCGAGGGAACTCCCCAGCAGGTGCAGCGGCGGGTCCGCGAGACCATGCGCCAGGCCCGCCGCCAAGGCGCCGTCCCCGTGCTGGTGGCCTACTACGTGCCGGGACGGGACTGCTCGCAGTACTCGGCCGGCGGCGCCCCCAGCGAGCGGGCCTACCGGGAGTGGATCAACGCCTTCGCCCGCGGCATCGGCGGCGGCCGGGCCGTGGTGATCGTCGAACCCGACGGGCTGGCCCTGCTGTCCAGCGAGCCGTGGTGCAACGAAGGCGGCGGCGGCTCCACCGGCCGGCCGGAGGACATGTCGCTGGTCGAGCAGCGCTTCCGGGAGATCGACCACGCCATCACCACCTTCGCCAAGCTCCCCAACACCGGCGTGTACGTGGACGCCGGCCACTCGGCCTGGCAGCCGCTCAACGACTACGACGCCGGCTACGGCGAGCCGCGCGCCCAGCTCGGCATCGTCAGCCGCCTGCTGCGCGGCGGCGTCGCCAAGGCCGACGGGTTCGTGCTGAACGTCTCCAACTACCGGGCCGACGCCGAGCTGATCGACTACGGCGTCCGGGTCTCCAAGTGCCTGTGGCTGCGCCGCAGCACCGGCGCGCGCGAGTGCACCGACGCCGACCTGGCCGCCGTGCCCGACGGCCGGCGCGACCTGACCCCCTTCGTCCTGGACACCAGCCGCAACGGCCGGGGGCCGTGGACGGCGCCGGAGGGCGCGTACCCCGACCCCCAGGAGTGGTGCAACCCGCCCGGCCGCGGCCTGGGCGTCCGCCCCACCACCCGCACCGGCCACCGCCTGGTGGACGCCTTCCTGTGGGTCAAACGGCCCGGCGAGTCCGACGGCCAGTGCACCCGCGGCACCGCCGGACCGCAGGACCCCGAGTACGGCATCGTCGACCCGCCCGCGGGCCAGTGGTGGCCCGAGTACGCCCTGGGCCTGGCCCGGCGGGCCGTGCCACCCCTCAAGTGA
- a CDS encoding carbohydrate ABC transporter permease yields the protein MGLDVRPKPTRRRAKAETKPSTDPPPRRGLRARLSRLDIKVSPYLLISPFYVVFAVFGVFPLLFTLWMSLRDRELASGKDEYVGLRNYADLLGDADFLNAVVNTVAMFFIATVPQLLLALLLANALNRRLRASTLFRVGALAPLITSTVAVAVVFTQLFDTDYGLVNWLLGLVGIDPIAWQSDRWWSWVAISAMVDWRWTGYNALIYLAAMQAIPRDLYEAAAIDGASRRQQFWQITVPMLRPTILFTVIVSTIGGLQLFTEPVLFDNGRMDGGSTHQFQTVAMYMYDSAFYSDDYGYGAAVAWMIFLLIIAFSLLNFMFIRRMGGVK from the coding sequence ATGGGTCTGGACGTGCGCCCGAAGCCCACCCGGCGCCGGGCGAAGGCCGAAACCAAGCCCTCGACGGATCCGCCGCCGCGGCGCGGCCTGCGCGCCCGGCTGTCGCGGCTGGACATCAAGGTCTCGCCCTACCTGCTCATCTCCCCCTTCTATGTGGTGTTCGCCGTCTTCGGCGTCTTCCCGCTGCTGTTCACGCTGTGGATGTCGCTGCGGGACCGGGAACTGGCCAGCGGCAAGGACGAGTACGTCGGGCTGCGCAACTACGCCGATCTGCTGGGCGATGCGGACTTTCTGAACGCGGTGGTCAACACCGTCGCCATGTTCTTCATCGCCACCGTGCCGCAGCTGCTGCTGGCGCTGCTGCTGGCCAACGCGCTCAACCGGCGGCTGCGGGCCAGCACGCTGTTCCGGGTGGGGGCGCTGGCCCCGCTCATCACCTCCACGGTCGCGGTCGCGGTGGTCTTCACCCAGCTGTTCGACACCGACTACGGGCTGGTCAACTGGCTGCTGGGGCTGGTGGGCATCGACCCGATCGCCTGGCAGTCGGACCGCTGGTGGTCGTGGGTGGCCATCTCCGCCATGGTCGACTGGCGGTGGACCGGCTACAACGCGCTGATCTACCTGGCGGCCATGCAGGCCATCCCCCGCGACCTGTATGAGGCCGCGGCCATCGACGGGGCCTCCCGGCGCCAGCAGTTCTGGCAGATCACCGTGCCGATGCTGCGGCCGACGATCCTGTTCACGGTGATCGTGTCCACCATCGGCGGGCTGCAGCTGTTCACCGAGCCGGTGCTGTTCGACAACGGGCGCATGGACGGCGGCTCCACCCACCAGTTCCAGACGGTGGCCATGTACATGTACGACTCGGCCTTCTACAGCGACGACTACGGCTACGGCGCCGCCGTGGCCTGGATGATCTTCCTGCTGATCATCGCCTTCTCGTTGCTGAACTTCATGTTCATCCGGCGCATGGGAGGCGTGAAATGA
- a CDS encoding GH1 family beta-glucosidase, with translation MTAFSADQQTHQQAADHTAEPFPQDFRWGVATSAYQIEGATAEDGRGRSIWDTFCDTPGAVLGGDTAAEAVDHYHRYREDVALMAELGVNAYRFSLSWPRIQPTGTGPAEQRGLDFYRRLVDALLEAGIEPWVTLYHWDLPQALEDRGGWPERDTALRFAEFAALAHQALGDRVKNWLTINEPWCAAYLGYASGEHAPGRREPAAALEAAHHLLLGHGLALEAMRGQRGDTRIGPAVNLYAVSPAGDAPEDIDAARRIDGLQNRFFLDALLLGRYPEDLLADLAPFDFERCVHDGDLKTIAGRNDLLGINYYTRHTVSGRPGEASQAASSPFSSVSPWVGSEHVRFLGRGRPVTGMGWEIDPEGLREVLDQVHRGYPPVPIYITENGAGYEDAPGPDGTVQDTERIAYLEAHLRVCRQAIADGIPLKGYFTWSLMDNFEWAWGYSRRFGLVYVDYATQRRLPKASAAWYSRVIRRGGLPDRH, from the coding sequence GTGACAGCTTTCAGTGCAGACCAGCAGACCCACCAGCAGGCCGCCGACCATACGGCAGAGCCGTTCCCGCAGGACTTCCGGTGGGGCGTGGCGACCTCCGCCTACCAGATCGAAGGCGCCACCGCCGAGGACGGCCGCGGCCGCTCCATCTGGGACACCTTCTGCGACACCCCCGGCGCGGTGCTCGGCGGGGACACCGCGGCCGAGGCCGTCGACCACTACCACCGCTACCGCGAGGACGTGGCGCTGATGGCGGAGCTGGGCGTCAACGCCTACCGGTTCTCGCTGTCGTGGCCGCGCATCCAGCCCACCGGGACCGGCCCGGCCGAACAGCGCGGGCTGGACTTCTACCGGCGGCTGGTCGATGCGCTGCTGGAGGCCGGGATCGAACCGTGGGTCACCCTCTACCACTGGGACCTGCCCCAGGCCCTGGAGGACCGGGGCGGCTGGCCCGAGCGCGACACCGCGCTGCGGTTCGCCGAGTTCGCCGCGCTGGCGCACCAGGCGCTCGGCGACCGGGTGAAGAACTGGCTGACGATCAACGAGCCGTGGTGCGCGGCCTATCTGGGGTACGCCTCCGGCGAGCACGCCCCTGGCCGCCGGGAGCCCGCCGCCGCCCTGGAGGCCGCGCACCACCTGCTGCTCGGGCACGGCCTGGCCCTGGAGGCGATGCGGGGACAGCGCGGCGACACCCGCATCGGCCCGGCGGTCAACCTGTATGCGGTCTCCCCGGCCGGCGACGCCCCCGAGGACATCGACGCCGCACGCCGCATCGACGGCCTGCAGAACCGCTTCTTCCTGGACGCGCTGCTGCTGGGCCGCTACCCGGAGGACCTGCTGGCCGACCTGGCGCCCTTCGACTTCGAACGCTGCGTGCACGACGGCGACCTGAAGACCATCGCCGGGCGCAACGACCTGCTGGGGATCAACTACTACACCCGGCACACGGTGTCGGGCCGTCCCGGCGAGGCGTCCCAGGCGGCCTCCTCCCCGTTCTCGTCGGTGTCGCCGTGGGTGGGCTCAGAGCACGTGCGCTTCCTGGGCCGGGGCCGGCCGGTGACCGGCATGGGCTGGGAGATCGACCCCGAAGGGCTGCGCGAGGTGCTCGACCAGGTGCACCGCGGCTACCCGCCGGTGCCGATCTACATCACCGAGAACGGCGCCGGCTATGAGGACGCGCCCGGGCCGGATGGCACGGTACAAGACACCGAGCGGATCGCCTACCTGGAGGCCCACCTGCGGGTCTGCCGGCAGGCCATCGCCGACGGGATTCCGCTGAAGGGTTACTTCACCTGGTCCCTGATGGACAATTTCGAATGGGCGTGGGGGTACTCTCGGCGCTTCGGGCTGGTCTACGTCGACTACGCCACGCAACGCCGCCTGCCCAAGGCGAGCGCCGCCTGGTACTCCCGGGTGATCCGGCGCGGCGGACTGCCGGATCGGCACTGA
- a CDS encoding LacI family DNA-binding transcriptional regulator yields MGVRRPSAKGRPTLEEVAALAGVGRGTVSRVINGSPKVSPQARQAVLAAIEQLGYVPNRAARTLVTRRTDTVALVLSEGEQRLFEEPYFADIIRGISSALNETGLQLMFTLAQTPRDHQRLEQYLTGHHVDGVMLISLHGEDPLPGKLERHGVPTVLGGRPVGTGAGRISYVDADNEGGARRAVEYLVGRGRRRIATIAGPQDMGVGIDRLNGYRAALGGLPELVAVADFSEAAGRTAMRELLERDPQLDAVFVASDNMAIGALRTLREAGRRVPDDVAVIGFEDSVVARRADPPLTSVHQPTERMGREMVRLLVAQIKGERPEPAAVVVDTHLVVRDSA; encoded by the coding sequence ATGGGAGTGAGGCGCCCCTCGGCGAAGGGGCGCCCCACCCTGGAGGAAGTGGCCGCGCTGGCCGGGGTCGGCCGCGGCACGGTGTCCCGGGTCATCAACGGCTCGCCCAAGGTCAGCCCGCAGGCCCGGCAGGCGGTGCTGGCCGCGATCGAGCAGCTGGGGTACGTGCCCAACCGGGCCGCCCGGACGCTGGTGACCCGGCGCACCGACACCGTGGCGCTGGTGCTGTCGGAAGGCGAGCAGCGATTGTTCGAAGAGCCGTACTTCGCCGACATCATCCGCGGCATCAGCTCCGCGCTGAACGAGACCGGCCTGCAGCTGATGTTCACCCTGGCGCAGACGCCCCGCGACCACCAGCGGCTGGAGCAGTACCTGACCGGCCACCACGTGGACGGGGTCATGCTGATCTCGCTGCACGGGGAGGACCCGCTGCCGGGCAAGCTGGAACGCCACGGCGTCCCCACGGTGCTGGGCGGCCGCCCGGTGGGCACCGGCGCCGGCCGGATCAGCTATGTGGACGCCGACAACGAGGGCGGGGCCCGCCGGGCGGTGGAGTACCTGGTCGGGCGGGGCCGCCGGCGGATCGCCACCATCGCCGGCCCCCAGGACATGGGGGTGGGCATCGACCGGCTCAACGGGTACCGGGCCGCGCTGGGCGGGCTGCCGGAGCTGGTCGCCGTCGCCGACTTCAGCGAGGCCGCCGGCCGGACGGCCATGCGCGAGCTGCTGGAACGCGACCCGCAGCTGGATGCGGTGTTCGTGGCCTCCGACAACATGGCGATCGGGGCGCTGCGCACGCTGCGGGAGGCCGGGCGGCGGGTTCCCGACGACGTGGCGGTGATCGGGTTCGAGGACTCGGTGGTGGCCCGGCGCGCCGACCCGCCGCTGACCTCCGTGCACCAGCCCACCGAGCGGATGGGCCGGGAGATGGTGCGGCTGCTGGTCGCCCAGATCAAAGGCGAGCGGCCCGAGCCCGCCGCCGTGGTCGTGGACACTCACCTGGTGGTCCGCGACTCGGCGTGA
- a CDS encoding extracellular solute-binding protein — translation MGSPRRRGLTAIAAVLAGVLAATAACGGGDDGDGGSGGTITLTVDTFGEFGYEELFKQYEASHPNIKINSRKVADLDTYKPRLQQWIGTGKGAGDVVALEEGLLPTYMQQRDKFLNLFDYGGAELEQNFLPWKWQMGLSPDGKQLMALGTDIGPLGMCYRKDLFEKAGLPTDRDEVTKLWPTWEEFFKVGQDFQRKVSGTKFLDGPQALLRVTVLQEAGKGPGYSYFDKSDNFVFDTNPAVKNAFDTVLKFQEAGLTANMQIFTPPWQTALKRDTFATVPCPAWMLGGLEEFSGDYGKGKWDVAGVPGGGGYWGGSWLAVPKQTKHPKEAAELAKFLTSPEGQLAAFKDKNTFPSSPKLYSDPAVTEAKSEYFNNAPIGKIFSEAASQVRPVYLGPKNEDVRQNVENVLVAVAEGKIKPDEAWSKAVEEARKAAR, via the coding sequence ATGGGTTCTCCGAGACGACGCGGACTGACCGCCATCGCGGCGGTGCTGGCCGGCGTCCTGGCGGCCACCGCCGCCTGCGGCGGCGGCGATGACGGTGACGGCGGCTCCGGCGGCACCATCACGCTCACCGTCGACACCTTCGGCGAGTTCGGCTACGAGGAGCTGTTCAAGCAGTACGAGGCGTCCCACCCCAACATCAAGATCAACTCGCGCAAGGTGGCGGACCTGGACACCTACAAGCCGCGCCTGCAGCAGTGGATCGGCACCGGCAAGGGCGCCGGCGACGTGGTCGCCCTGGAGGAGGGCCTGCTGCCCACCTACATGCAGCAGCGCGACAAGTTCCTCAACCTCTTCGACTACGGCGGCGCCGAGCTGGAGCAGAACTTCCTGCCCTGGAAGTGGCAGATGGGACTGAGCCCCGACGGCAAGCAGCTCATGGCGCTGGGCACCGACATCGGCCCGCTCGGCATGTGCTACCGCAAGGACCTGTTCGAGAAGGCCGGGCTGCCCACCGACCGCGACGAGGTCACCAAGCTGTGGCCGACCTGGGAGGAGTTCTTCAAGGTCGGCCAGGACTTCCAGCGCAAGGTCTCCGGCACCAAGTTCCTCGACGGCCCGCAGGCGCTGCTGCGCGTCACCGTGCTGCAGGAGGCCGGCAAGGGCCCGGGCTACAGCTACTTCGACAAGAGCGACAACTTCGTCTTCGACACCAACCCGGCGGTCAAGAACGCCTTCGACACCGTGCTGAAGTTCCAGGAGGCCGGGCTGACCGCCAACATGCAGATCTTCACCCCGCCGTGGCAGACCGCGCTCAAGCGGGACACCTTCGCCACCGTGCCGTGCCCGGCCTGGATGCTGGGCGGCCTGGAGGAGTTCTCCGGTGACTACGGCAAGGGCAAGTGGGACGTGGCCGGGGTGCCCGGCGGCGGCGGTTACTGGGGCGGCTCCTGGCTGGCGGTGCCCAAGCAGACCAAGCACCCCAAGGAGGCCGCCGAGCTGGCCAAGTTCCTGACCAGCCCGGAGGGCCAGCTGGCCGCCTTCAAGGACAAGAACACCTTCCCGTCCTCGCCCAAGCTCTACAGCGACCCGGCCGTCACCGAGGCCAAGAGCGAGTACTTCAACAACGCCCCGATCGGCAAGATCTTCAGTGAGGCCGCCTCCCAGGTGCGGCCGGTCTACCTCGGCCCCAAGAACGAGGACGTCCGGCAGAACGTGGAGAACGTCCTGGTGGCCGTCGCCGAAGGCAAGATCAAGCCCGATGAGGCCTGGAGCAAGGCGGTGGAGGAGGCCCGCAAGGCCGCCCGGTAA
- a CDS encoding carbohydrate ABC transporter permease, giving the protein MTLVAGPDLGGRPGGATRRGGRLRGLWEASPLTYITLIVALVLSVFPIYWMIIVATRGNDIVGDVPPPMLPGGELGDNLRDVFAAQEANFAKGLINSAIVASSVTFSTVLFASMAGFAFAKLRFRGKNALLLTVIATMMIPVQMGIIPLYIMMGWFGWQGEIQAVILPFLVTGFGVFMMRQYAQQAVPDELIEAARVDGCSTFRIYWSVVLPALRPAAGVLALLTFMQTWNEFMWPLAVLSPDNPTVQLSIRQLNAAYFQDYTLIFTGTAVATVPLLIVFVIFSRQIISGIMEGAVKA; this is encoded by the coding sequence ATGACCCTGGTGGCAGGCCCGGACCTGGGCGGACGGCCGGGGGGCGCCACGCGGCGCGGCGGGCGGCTGCGCGGGCTGTGGGAGGCCAGCCCGCTGACCTACATCACGCTGATCGTGGCGCTGGTGCTGTCGGTCTTCCCGATCTACTGGATGATCATCGTGGCCACCCGGGGCAACGACATCGTCGGCGACGTGCCGCCGCCGATGCTGCCGGGCGGCGAGCTGGGCGACAACCTGCGGGACGTGTTCGCCGCCCAGGAGGCCAACTTCGCCAAGGGCCTGATCAACTCGGCCATCGTGGCCTCCTCGGTGACGTTCTCCACCGTCCTGTTCGCCTCCATGGCCGGCTTCGCCTTCGCCAAGCTGCGCTTTCGCGGCAAGAACGCGCTGCTGCTGACGGTGATCGCCACCATGATGATCCCGGTGCAGATGGGGATCATCCCCCTTTACATCATGATGGGCTGGTTCGGCTGGCAGGGGGAGATCCAGGCGGTCATCCTGCCGTTCCTGGTCACCGGGTTCGGCGTGTTCATGATGCGCCAGTACGCCCAGCAGGCGGTGCCCGACGAGCTGATCGAGGCCGCCCGGGTGGACGGCTGCTCCACCTTCCGCATCTACTGGAGCGTGGTGCTGCCGGCGCTGCGCCCGGCGGCCGGGGTGCTGGCGCTGCTGACGTTCATGCAGACCTGGAACGAGTTCATGTGGCCGCTGGCGGTGCTCAGCCCCGACAACCCCACCGTGCAGCTGTCGATCCGGCAGCTCAACGCCGCCTACTTCCAGGACTACACCCTGATCTTCACCGGGACCGCGGTGGCCACCGTCCCCCTGCTCATCGTTTTCGTCATCTTCAGCCGCCAGATCATCAGCGGAATCATGGAAGGCGCGGTCAAGGCGTGA
- a CDS encoding ABC transporter ATP-binding protein, whose translation MAAVVLDSVSKVYPGGQRAVADLSLEIADGEFLVLLGPSGCGKSTTLRLVAGLEEITSGGLWLNGRLANELTPRERNVAMVFQNGALYPHRTVRDNIAFPLQVAKADPAESGRRVVDLARALGIEQTLDRLPATLSGGQRQRAAMGRAIVREPAVFLMDEPLSDLDAALRTELRAEIGGLVRSLGVTTLYVTHDQVEALTLADRIAVLREGALEDVGTPSQVYENPATAFVAAFLGVPQINLLAAVPEAVPGEGVALRMGAQRLVLPWGDPRAEHVARHQASQVIVGIRADALRPTGDPHLGAVLSGTVRSLEYHGHEWLARVDADVTVVDAAALGAPARPRPLVPPRPAGPVERALSLLRGRRRAPLPEPPAHVGAHRRSDVLVRLHTRDGCDQGSPVHLAVDLDRVLVFDGHGRRVDPVTR comes from the coding sequence ATGGCCGCAGTCGTGCTGGATTCGGTCAGCAAGGTCTATCCCGGAGGACAGCGCGCCGTGGCGGACCTGTCGCTGGAGATCGCCGATGGCGAGTTCCTCGTGCTGCTCGGCCCCTCCGGCTGCGGCAAGTCCACCACCTTGCGCCTGGTCGCGGGCCTGGAGGAGATCACCAGCGGCGGGCTGTGGCTGAACGGCCGGCTGGCCAACGAGCTGACCCCGCGCGAGCGCAACGTGGCCATGGTGTTCCAGAACGGGGCCCTGTACCCGCACCGCACGGTGCGCGACAACATCGCCTTCCCGCTGCAGGTCGCCAAGGCCGACCCGGCCGAGTCCGGCCGGCGGGTGGTGGACCTGGCCCGCGCGCTGGGCATCGAGCAGACCCTCGACCGGCTGCCGGCCACCTTGTCGGGCGGCCAGCGGCAGCGGGCGGCCATGGGCCGGGCCATCGTCCGCGAACCGGCGGTCTTCCTGATGGACGAGCCCCTGTCGGATCTGGACGCGGCGCTGCGCACCGAGCTGCGCGCCGAGATCGGCGGGCTGGTGCGCAGCCTGGGCGTGACCACCTTGTACGTCACCCACGACCAGGTGGAGGCGCTGACGCTGGCGGACCGGATCGCGGTGCTGCGCGAGGGCGCCCTGGAGGACGTGGGCACCCCCTCCCAGGTCTATGAGAACCCCGCGACCGCGTTCGTCGCCGCGTTCCTGGGCGTTCCCCAGATCAACCTGCTGGCCGCCGTCCCGGAGGCGGTGCCCGGCGAGGGCGTCGCGCTGCGCATGGGCGCCCAGCGCCTGGTGCTGCCCTGGGGCGATCCGCGCGCCGAGCACGTGGCCCGCCACCAGGCCTCCCAGGTCATCGTGGGCATCCGCGCCGATGCGCTGCGCCCCACCGGCGACCCGCACCTGGGGGCGGTGCTGTCGGGCACCGTCCGGTCGCTGGAGTACCACGGGCACGAGTGGCTGGCCCGCGTCGACGCCGACGTCACGGTGGTGGACGCGGCCGCGCTGGGGGCGCCCGCCCGTCCCCGGCCCCTCGTCCCGCCGCGCCCGGCGGGTCCGGTGGAGCGGGCGCTGTCGCTGCTGCGCGGGCGGCGGCGGGCGCCCCTTCCCGAGCCGCCGGCGCATGTGGGCGCGCACCGCCGGTCCGATGTGCTGGTGCGGCTGCACACGCGGGACGGCTGCGACCAGGGCTCACCGGTGCACCTGGCCGTGGACCTGGACCGGGTGCTGGTGTTCGACGGGCACGGCCGCCGGGTGGATCCGGTGACCCGCTGA
- a CDS encoding DUF1996 domain-containing protein encodes MRDPRRMHRIRRAGVVAGTGLLVAALAVPPGSAAAAAAPTIVCPSVADRLPEIPARARAEVEQNLAQLDKQIREANARLASSQGQGGPNFVQNAILGPLKAKRTAAIERIAIAIGRVAQRPAGLEALAECTLAGTASPQATAPAPQASTSPPQTGPGGPELRPVESDFVDIRKVPRNVRKVRFRRGGSRGTFTSRCGRNRNGHYNSDNFIVAPGVVNGAHHTHDYVGNLSTDGFSTNESLAAAGTTCARGDKSTYFWPVMRLRSDADRNQNDQSAADGNIGRIVVPSSVSLQFRGNPRSKVTAMPRFLRVITGDAKAATNGTANARAQWTCTGFTDRIVTDKYPLCPRGSRLVRILDFPSCWDGRNTDSANHRTHIVFPDASGACPAGTRAVPQLRITLTYNFGNVRRAQIRRGKVFALDSFPEQLHAPITDHADFANVMPARLMRFAVNCINRGRRC; translated from the coding sequence ATGCGAGATCCCCGGCGGATGCACCGGATCCGGCGCGCCGGCGTTGTGGCGGGCACCGGCCTGCTCGTGGCGGCCCTGGCGGTGCCACCGGGAAGCGCGGCGGCCGCCGCCGCGCCGACCATCGTCTGTCCCTCCGTGGCGGACCGGCTCCCGGAGATCCCCGCGCGGGCGCGGGCCGAGGTCGAGCAGAACCTCGCCCAGCTCGACAAGCAGATCCGGGAGGCCAACGCCCGGCTGGCCTCCTCGCAGGGTCAGGGCGGCCCGAACTTCGTGCAGAACGCCATCCTGGGCCCGCTGAAGGCCAAGCGGACCGCCGCCATCGAGCGGATCGCCATCGCCATCGGCCGGGTGGCCCAGCGCCCGGCCGGCCTGGAGGCCCTGGCCGAGTGCACCCTTGCCGGCACCGCCTCCCCGCAGGCCACCGCCCCCGCGCCGCAGGCGAGCACCTCACCTCCGCAGACCGGACCCGGCGGGCCCGAACTGCGGCCGGTGGAGTCCGATTTCGTCGACATCCGCAAGGTGCCGCGCAACGTCCGCAAGGTGCGCTTCAGGCGCGGCGGCTCGCGCGGCACGTTCACCTCCCGGTGCGGACGCAACCGCAACGGCCACTACAACTCCGACAATTTCATCGTCGCGCCCGGGGTGGTCAACGGCGCCCACCACACCCACGACTATGTGGGCAACCTGTCCACCGACGGGTTCTCCACCAATGAGAGCCTGGCGGCCGCCGGCACCACCTGCGCCCGCGGCGACAAGTCCACCTACTTTTGGCCGGTGATGCGGCTGCGCAGCGACGCCGACCGCAACCAGAACGACCAGAGCGCCGCCGATGGCAACATCGGCCGGATCGTGGTGCCCTCTTCGGTGTCGCTGCAGTTCCGCGGCAACCCGCGCAGCAAGGTCACCGCGATGCCAAGGTTCTTGCGCGTCATCACCGGGGACGCCAAGGCCGCCACCAACGGCACCGCCAACGCCCGGGCCCAGTGGACCTGCACCGGTTTCACCGACCGGATCGTGACCGACAAATACCCCTTGTGCCCGCGCGGCAGCCGCCTGGTGCGGATCTTGGACTTCCCCAGCTGCTGGGACGGGCGCAACACCGACAGCGCCAATCACCGCACCCACATCGTCTTCCCCGACGCCTCGGGCGCCTGCCCGGCCGGCACGCGGGCGGTGCCCCAGCTGCGGATCACGTTGACTTACAACTTCGGCAACGTGCGGCGCGCCCAGATCCGGCGCGGCAAGGTGTTCGCGCTCGACAGCTTCCCCGAACAGCTGCACGCCCCGATCACCGACCACGCCGACTTCGCCAACGTGATGCCCGCCAGGCTGATGCGCTTTGCGGTCAACTGCATCAACCGGGGCCGCCGCTGCTGA